In Deltaproteobacteria bacterium, the following are encoded in one genomic region:
- a CDS encoding tyrosine-type recombinase/integrase, with the protein MTAPTLGGLIRSFFEDHLKVQKGLRPASVKSYRDAVRLFLCFAARDCRRRLSRLSMSDLTADRVLGFLRHIEADRENRPATRNHRLAALRMFFEYLASRTPEALAETQRVAAIPTKRTSPPETYFLERDEVHFLFAHLPKRGRLALRDRALLLFLYNTGARVQEVAGLRVENLELCPQPRVRLHGKGDKWRLCPLWPETVTLLRNVLAERRSPVGPGDPVFASRQGRPLTRFGIYKIVRRHGDLLSSTPSAPSRRLSPHVFRHTTAVHLLEAGVEVNVIRGWLGHVSLETTNRYAEINIRAKEEALRTCQPPMSSSAELPRRSVWQEDAVLLEWLQNL; encoded by the coding sequence ATGACCGCGCCGACTCTGGGTGGCCTCATCCGCTCGTTCTTCGAAGACCATCTGAAGGTCCAGAAAGGCTTACGTCCCGCATCGGTCAAGAGCTACCGGGACGCCGTGCGGCTGTTCCTTTGCTTTGCCGCCAGGGACTGCCGCCGAAGGCTCTCCCGGCTGTCCATGTCCGATCTTACGGCGGACCGGGTTCTGGGTTTCCTGCGCCACATCGAGGCCGATCGGGAGAATCGGCCGGCTACCCGCAACCACCGACTGGCGGCGCTACGCATGTTCTTCGAGTACTTGGCCAGCCGCACGCCGGAGGCCCTGGCAGAGACCCAGCGGGTGGCCGCCATTCCGACCAAGCGAACCTCTCCTCCCGAGACGTACTTCCTGGAACGGGACGAGGTCCATTTCCTCTTCGCCCATCTTCCCAAACGAGGGCGCCTGGCCCTGCGGGATCGGGCCCTCCTTCTGTTCCTTTACAACACGGGTGCCCGCGTCCAGGAAGTGGCTGGGCTTCGTGTCGAGAACCTGGAACTTTGTCCTCAGCCGCGCGTTCGCCTCCATGGCAAGGGAGACAAGTGGAGGCTCTGTCCACTGTGGCCTGAGACCGTAACTCTTCTTCGCAACGTCCTCGCCGAAAGGCGCAGCCCCGTGGGCCCGGGAGATCCTGTTTTCGCGTCTCGCCAGGGGCGCCCCCTGACGCGCTTCGGAATCTACAAGATCGTCAGACGCCACGGGGATCTTCTGTCTTCCACGCCAAGCGCGCCGTCTCGCCGGCTCTCCCCGCACGTGTTCAGGCACACGACCGCTGTCCACCTTCTCGAAGCCGGCGTGGAGGTCAACGTGATTCGAGGCTGGCTTGGCCACGTGAGTCTTGAGACCACGAACCGGTACGCCGAGATCAACATCCGCGCCAAGGAGGAAGCCCTTCGAACCTGCCAGCCGCCTATGAGTTCTTCGGCGGAACTCCCCCGAAGATCTGTCTGGCAAGAGGACGCCGTATTGCTCGAATGGCTTCAAAATCTGTGA